One genomic region from Oryzias melastigma strain HK-1 linkage group LG19, ASM292280v2, whole genome shotgun sequence encodes:
- the LOC112141842 gene encoding protein Tob1, with product MQLEIQVALNFIISYLYNKLPRRRVNIFGEELERQLKRKYDGHWYPEKPYKGSGFRCIHVGEKVDPVVEQAAKESGLDIEDVRNNLPQDLSVWIDPFEVSYQIGEKGAVKVLYVDDNGENGSELDREIKNSFNPEAQVFMPISDPAGASPESSSPSPPFGQSAAVSPSFMPRSAQPLTFTTATFAATKFGSTKMKSSSRSGAGGGGASSKAARASPTSNLGLNLLKQKAMSSSMHSLYGPGQPKSSALSPNAKEFVFSSLQGQASPGAVFPGEGSLGLGALQYNNAFDVLAAYGGLSEKSLMDGLGLGGVAYSNQQFQPVMAN from the coding sequence ATGCAGCTGGAAATCCAAGTCGCCCTGAACTTCATCATCTCCTATTTGTACAACAAGCTTCCCAGACGGCGCGTGAACATCTTCGGGGAGGAGCTGGAGCGGCAGCTGAAGCGGAAGTACGACGGCCACTGGTACCCCGAGAAGCCCTACAAGGGGTCCGGGTTCCGGTGCATCCACGTGGGCGAGAAGGTGGACCCGGTGGTGGAGCAGGCGGCCAAGGAGAGCGGGCTGGACATCGAGGACGTCCGGAACAACCTCCCCCAGGACCTGAGCGTGTGGATCGACCCGTTCGAGGTGTCCTACCAGATCGGGGAGAAGGGGGCGGTGAAGGTGCTGTACGTGGACGACAATGGCGAGAACGGCTCCGAGCTGGACAGGGAGATCAAGAACAGCTTCAACCCGGAGGCCCAGGTCTTTATGCCCATCAGTGACCCGGCGGGGGCGTCGCCCGAGTCCAGCTCGCCTTCCCCGCCCTTCGGACAGTCGGCGGCGGTGAGCCCGTCCTTCATGCCGCGCTCCGCCCAGCCCCTCACCTTCACCACCGCCACCTTCGCCGCCACCAAGTTCGGCTCCACGAAGATGAAGAGCAGCAGCCGCAGCGGCGCCGGCGGCGGGGGGGCCAGCAGCAAGGCGGCCCGTGCCTCCCCCACCAGCAACCTGGGGCTGAACCTCCTGAAGCAGAAagccatgtcctcctccatGCACTCTCTGTACGGGCCGGGCCAGCCCAAGAGCTCCGCCCTCTCCCCCAACGCCAAGGAGTTCGTCTTCTCCAGCCTGCAGGGTCAGGCCAGCCCCGGCGCTGTCTTCCCGGGGGAGGGGTCTCTGGGCCTGGGGGCGCTGCAGTACAACAATGCCTTCGACGTGTTGGCGGCCTACGGCGGCCTGAGCGAGAAGTCCTTGATGGACGGGCTGGGCCTGGGGGGTGTGGCCTATTCCAACCAGCAGTTCCAGCCCGTCATGGCCAACTGA